The segment ATGGTGTTTTGCTAGTGCAATCAATTAGTTGTGTGTACCCGTTTTGAAATAGAACATGATAATCGACTTTAATTGGGATAGCTGTTCTTTTGTCGGAGTAGAGACGGTAACATCGGATAAAAGCGAGTTAAAAGCGTGTTTTTTAATTGCAGTTCCAAATAGATTCATAATCGTAATCGCATTCATTTGACCAGCAGAATCCAGTGAAATAGAACCATCTTGTACTCCCTCTTGAATGGATTGATTCACTATGTATCCGATTTTTGTATACGTATTATAAATTTCCTCGATCAAAGGCTTTTCCATAGGATTATAAGCAATAAAATGTTCGAAGCTTTCTAATAACGTGACGGCTTCGCGATTGGCGGAAAAAAGATAGTCGATATATGCATCTAATATGGCATCCATTTTTTCATAACCTGAAAGTGATAATGCTGCGATTGTTTCAAATCGCGGAACCATTTCTTCAATGACCTCTTTGACGACCTCAATAATTAAAAGCTCTTTTTTCGGAAAGTAACGGAATACAGTGGCAACCCCGACCCTAGATTCATCTGCAATTTTTTGCATTGTTGTTTTCTCGAAGCCATATTCCGAAAATAATTTATTCGCAGCAGCAAGCATTTGTTGTCTTTTTACTTGTTTGTATTGC is part of the Solibacillus sp. FSL K6-1523 genome and harbors:
- a CDS encoding TetR/AcrR family transcriptional regulator produces the protein MQYKQVKRQQMLAAANKLFSEYGFEKTTMQKIADESRVGVATVFRYFPKKELLIIEVVKEVIEEMVPRFETIAALSLSGYEKMDAILDAYIDYLFSANREAVTLLESFEHFIAYNPMEKPLIEEIYNTYTKIGYIVNQSIQEGVQDGSISLDSAGQMNAITIMNLFGTAIKKHAFNSLLSDVTVSTPTKEQLSQLKSIIMFYFKTGTHN